TGCCGCGTCGATGTGCCAAATCACTTCTACTCCTATTCTTTCGAACCCAATCCGCAATGGCCGCATCACTACTCCGAACGCGACGAGTTGTTCGCCTACCTGACGGCTTGCGCGACCAAGTACGGTGTTAACCCAAACATCCGCTTCAACCACGAAGTGACTTCGGCTCACTTCGATGTTCGCCGCCAACGGTGGACTGTCGAAGTGTCGACTCCGGAGGATCTTTGTATCCAATTCGAGTCAAACGTGCTGATCACTGCAGTAGGACAGTTGAACCGGCCCCTCATACCGGCGCTCAAAGGGCTGGAAAACTTCACAGGTCCGGTCTTCCATTCTGCGACCTGGCGCCATGACGTGGACCTATCCGGTAAGTCCGTGGCAGTACTCGGCACCGGTGCCTCGTCGATGCAGTTCGCTCCCGCTGTTGCCACCACCGCGGCTGCCACCACGATCTTTCAGCGTTCACCGCAGTGGGTCGTGCCGAATCCGCTTTACAAGCGGAAGGTGTCGGAAGAAATCAAGTGGCTTCTGAAACACATTCCGGCGTACGCCGGTTGGTACCGCTTCGCACTGCTCTGGCGAGTCTGCGACGGACTGTGGCCGGCATTGCAGGTCGACCCGGAATGGGACGATAACGGGCGTACAATCAACGCGCATAATGAACGCGTCCGCCGGCGCCTTACGGCCTACATCGAGCAGAAGTTGGCGGACAGGCCGGATCTCCTCGAAAAGGCCCTTCCACGATATCCGCCGTACAGCAAGCGGATTATCGTCGACAACGACTGGTTCGAGATGCTCAAGAAGCCGAGCGTAGCGCTTGTCACCGAGTCGATTTCGCATGTAGCTCCGGACGCGATCGTCACCAGCGATGGAACGCCTTATCCGGTCGACGTCATTATCTGTGGCACCGGGTTCGCAGCGACGAAGCTGCTCTGGCCCATGTCGATTACCGGCAGTTCCGGTGAGAAGCTTCATGAGGTCTGGAACGGGGATGATGCCCGCGCCTACCTCGGCATGGCGGTGCCCGGTTTTCCAAATCTATTCTTCCTCTATGGGCCGAACACAAACCTCGGCCACGGGGGAAGCATCATTTTCCATGCCGAATGCCAGGCGAGATACATAGCGCAGTGTGTTCGCGAAATGGTCGAAGGTGGCCATGGCACGATGGAGTGCCGCACTGAGCTGTTCGATGACTACCAGAATCGCCTTGATGCCGCGCTCGATACGATGATCTGGTCTCAGGTCGAAGTCGGTAGCTGGTATCGCAATAGCGGCCGCCGGGTGGTGACCAATAGTCCGTGGCGATTGGTGGATTACTGGTCGATGACTCGGGAGCTCAATGGGGACGACTGGATGTTCGAGCCATCGAATTGACCCGTCGTCGCCCTTCGCAGAATTGATCCTGCGCCAAATCAGTTTCTAAAGGATGTGCTGCCGTAGCACGCCGCGTTGCCTACGTCCAGCGTGTTCTCGCAAAGGACGCTGTCGCGGTACAGAATCCGCACGGTGACCCACTTGGAAGGCATTGCGGCAGGACGCCAGTCAGCACGAACTTCGGCGTCGTTGCTATGCGGGTTTGCGACCAGCACATTCATCCGCCATGGCAGTTGTACATGTTGCAGCGCCCTGCGTCCGGATTGGTCGTAGTACTCCAGGTTGACTTCGCCGATGTTTGTGGAAGTGATCTCATACGCGACGGTGTCCTCGGCGTAAGCAGTTGGCGTCAATGTCAGCGTTGAGACGCCGACCGTCAACGCAACAATCAACGTCCGAACCACGACTGCCTCCACGAGATATCCACTTTCACCTACGCTGCTCGCCGACGTCGGATGGCGCATGCTTGCTAGGTAGACACCCGCCGGGCGCGCGTGCGCCCGAGCATCGCGCAATGGCACGCCCATGCGATCACCGAGGGCCTATCGGCAGACATGTGACCGATTGATCATGCTGCCGAACCGCTTGACGCGCTGTAACGAGGGACCTGTGAACCAGTCGGGTTGATGGCTCTTAATTCCTGAGCTCACGTTTGAAAGGTGTTGCCACAGCAGATAAAAGCTCTTCGCCTGGTAGAGCGGGAAATAGAGGTCGCCTGCGTGCTCCTGACTCTGCGTCAGGGCTTGGACGCGGGGCGCGAGAAAGTTCACCGACTGGTCGATGTTTGCGGTAACGATGTCCGCCTGCTGTTGCAAGTCCCCGATACTGTAGTCCCAGTCGCTGGCCGAACCCATGATCACACCGGGCCCATTGGGCGTGATCCGGTTGGCTTGCAAGCTGTCGATCTGCTGGATCAATTCATCGAACTGTGCGTTGTACCACTGGCACATCTCTCGTTCCGCGGTGACGTCCGCATCGGTCACGTCTCCCCTAGTTTGATCATAGGGGAAGGGCGACAACGGCTTTGAGTCCGAAGGCACCGGAGTGACTTCCGGCATTCGTTGGATGACGACCGTTGAAGGACGAAAAGGCTCAACCGGATAGCCGGGGTCTGCGGGATCTGCTAGCACGGCAGGGCAATTCATGATCGAAGCCGTTGACAATATGGCCAGCCAAACCGGCCACGCACCGCTTCGACTCCGCACGCTTGTTTCGGCGCATCTGCGCCGTATGCCGTCGCCTGGCAAGCCGCGCTCGAATCCTCTGCCGTTTCGCTTCATGGTTCGTCTCTCCCGCACCACAACCGCCGCTGCTACTTCTCCCCTACTGCTGCACCAAGACCGCCGACGTCCGTGATCAGCCAATTTTTGGCGCTGTCGATCGTGATGCTGTAGGTCGCCGTGGACTGCAAAGGATCCTGGGATTGCGAGGTTTTGGTTAGCACGCGGACAAAGGAGTCGACCACGAAGACGCCGTTGGTGTCGGAGCGGACCTTGGACGCCAGCGGACGGGCTGTCGAAGTCCACTCCAATGGCACCAAGATCTGTGCCATGGATGTCGCTGCGTCGGTGAGCTTCGCCTTGAGTTCCGGGCTTGTCCCAGCCACCAGCTTGGTTTTCCACGCATTCAGGTCTTTGAAGTTCATCTCGGCAGCGGCCACCGCGTAGTCAAGGGCAACCTTCTCCGCTCTTGCATCATTTGCTGCTTGGCGGTGCATCGCGTCGGTTTCTCGCTTTGCCCCGAAATACAGCCATGCAAACGTCGCGCTCGCACCGATGAGAACAGTGATCAGCAAGATCATAGAGACACTGCGAATGGACACCGAAATCTGCAGCCGCTTCGACTTCTTCTCGCGTCGTCGGTCC
The sequence above is drawn from the Mycobacterium marseillense genome and encodes:
- a CDS encoding flavin-containing monooxygenase; this translates as MVENLANGATDGLASHDGVRADLERALQEANVPVLVAVLVHLTGDRRWLTAPYIFDQDAVQRDEASGGLAPEHVSEIRCAALNVLMERRRNGLDWSGRDEQLDSDLFVEVMSACVAEAVPAEYEAMVREEIGLSERAVNWRLKPSPTDRSDFRVLIIGAGVSGLCAAIQLRQLGVPYTILEKNPSVGGTWYENTYPGCRVDVPNHFYSYSFEPNPQWPHHYSERDELFAYLTACATKYGVNPNIRFNHEVTSAHFDVRRQRWTVEVSTPEDLCIQFESNVLITAVGQLNRPLIPALKGLENFTGPVFHSATWRHDVDLSGKSVAVLGTGASSMQFAPAVATTAAATTIFQRSPQWVVPNPLYKRKVSEEIKWLLKHIPAYAGWYRFALLWRVCDGLWPALQVDPEWDDNGRTINAHNERVRRRLTAYIEQKLADRPDLLEKALPRYPPYSKRIIVDNDWFEMLKKPSVALVTESISHVAPDAIVTSDGTPYPVDVIICGTGFAATKLLWPMSITGSSGEKLHEVWNGDDARAYLGMAVPGFPNLFFLYGPNTNLGHGGSIIFHAECQARYIAQCVREMVEGGHGTMECRTELFDDYQNRLDAALDTMIWSQVEVGSWYRNSGRRVVTNSPWRLVDYWSMTRELNGDDWMFEPSN